One genomic segment of Amycolatopsis sp. WQ 127309 includes these proteins:
- a CDS encoding toluene hydroxylase — translation MTATSERSVPKPTFTDAEAGAKVFPDSSARQYNYFTPAKRKQSHYEDVTVEVQPDPRHYLSQGWLYAFADGKAGYPLEWTAMKAWGSDRPVPERSPGSGGKGYDWPAHGWHEFRDPNEEWELTLYRYNANVVRQLNQNIDAARQAKAFEQWNPNWVDFVAKHVGAWMHVDHGLGLYLYANANRRAPTNMHNNAISVNSMHRIRAAQDLALYTLTLTEEVPGFDGGAHLTTWNEDPAWQGVRETAEQLTGIWDWCEAIFASNIVFEPLVGELFRSNLVQQAAPANGDFVTPTLIGAEEFDFSERDLRYTKAMFDLLINDKEFGDQNKALAQKWLEDWVPRCISAARALQPLWSQPDAKPIRFEDGLDRVKSRFAGILSDLGLKAPEELGQ, via the coding sequence GTGCCGAAGCCGACGTTCACCGACGCCGAAGCGGGCGCCAAGGTCTTCCCGGACTCCAGCGCCCGCCAGTACAACTACTTCACCCCGGCCAAGCGCAAGCAGAGCCACTACGAAGACGTCACCGTCGAGGTCCAGCCCGACCCGCGGCACTACCTCTCGCAGGGCTGGCTCTACGCCTTCGCCGACGGCAAGGCGGGCTACCCGCTGGAGTGGACCGCGATGAAGGCGTGGGGGTCCGACCGGCCGGTACCCGAGCGCAGCCCCGGCTCCGGCGGCAAGGGCTACGACTGGCCCGCCCACGGCTGGCACGAGTTCCGCGACCCCAACGAGGAGTGGGAGCTCACCCTCTACCGGTACAACGCGAACGTCGTGCGCCAGCTCAACCAGAACATCGACGCGGCGCGCCAGGCCAAGGCGTTCGAGCAGTGGAACCCCAACTGGGTCGACTTCGTCGCCAAGCACGTCGGCGCGTGGATGCACGTCGACCACGGCCTCGGCCTGTACCTGTACGCCAACGCCAACCGCCGCGCCCCGACGAACATGCACAACAACGCGATCTCGGTGAACAGCATGCACCGGATCCGCGCGGCGCAGGACCTGGCGCTGTACACGCTGACGCTCACCGAAGAGGTCCCCGGCTTCGACGGCGGCGCCCACCTGACGACGTGGAACGAGGACCCGGCCTGGCAGGGCGTGCGGGAGACCGCCGAGCAGCTGACCGGGATCTGGGACTGGTGCGAGGCGATCTTCGCCTCGAACATCGTCTTCGAGCCGCTCGTCGGCGAGCTGTTCCGCAGCAACCTGGTGCAGCAGGCCGCGCCGGCGAACGGCGACTTCGTCACCCCGACGCTGATCGGCGCCGAGGAGTTCGACTTCTCCGAACGCGACCTGCGCTACACCAAGGCGATGTTCGACCTGCTGATCAACGACAAGGAGTTCGGCGACCAGAACAAGGCGCTGGCGCAGAAGTGGCTCGAGGACTGGGTCCCGCGGTGCATCTCCGCCGCGCGCGCCCTGCAGCCGTTGTGGTCGCAGCCCGACGCCAAGCCGATCCGGTTCGAGGACGGCCTCGACCGCGTCAAGAGCCGGTTCGCCGGCATCCTGTCCGATTTGGGTCTCAAAGCACCGGAGGAGCTGGGCCAGTGA